The Bubalus kerabau isolate K-KA32 ecotype Philippines breed swamp buffalo chromosome X, PCC_UOA_SB_1v2, whole genome shotgun sequence genome has a segment encoding these proteins:
- the LOC129640386 gene encoding melanoma antigen preferentially expressed in tumors-like isoform X3: MDQKITDTLFELAAKSLLSSEPAVMHALEKIPGGLFVPLFSTAFLGGHKKILKAMLENLQELRLSFFYLRDQLHKLLRVLPPHMDTLCLPFCGLSIRDVSFLSQSSQATQLRVLNLNDNNFFSEAYEPFQVLLEKVSGTMQRLEINNCMMTDSTLLAIIPTLNQCVHLRVFNFAFNPISMPVLKSLLQHLTSLPRLRRVIYPVPVHCFQEQNFYHSLNRQKLAEVQAQVKAMLHMLHQDHVQWFTYSD, encoded by the exons ATGGACCAAAAGATCACAGACACACTCTTCGAGCTCGCTGCAAAGAGTCTGCTGAGTAGTGAGCCTGCAGTGATGCATGCTCTGGAGAAAATCCCAGGAGGTCTCTTTGTTCCATTGTTCAGCACTGCCTTCTTGGGTGGGCATAAGAAGATCCTAAAGGCAATG CTGGAAAACCTCCAGGAGCTCAGGTTGTCTTTCTTCTACCTCAGAGATCAACTGCACAAACTGCTCAG aGTCCTGCCGCCTCATATGGATACATTGTGTCTCCCTTTCTGTGGCCTTTCTATCAGAGATGTCTCTTTCCTGTCCCAGAGCTCTCAGGCCACCCAGCTCAGGGTATTGAATCTCAATGACAATAATTTCTTTTCAGAAGCTTATGAGCCCTTCCAGGTTCTGCTGGAAAAGGTTTCAGGCACCATGCAACGTCTGGAGATAAATAATTGTATGATGACTGATTCTACTCTCTTGGCCATCATCCCAACCCTGAATCAATGTGTCCACCTCCGTGTTTTTAACTTTGCCTTCAACCCCATTTCGATGCCTGTGCTCAAGAGCCTTCTGCAGCACTTGACATCCTTGCCGAGGCTGAGGCGTGTGATTTATCCTGTTCCTGTCCATTGTTTCCAGGAGCAGAATTTTTATCACAGCTTGAACCGACAGAAACTTGCCGAAGTTCAGGCCCAGGTCAAGGCGATGCTGCACATGTTACACCAGGATCACGTGCAATGGTTCACTTATTCTGATTGA
- the LOC129640386 gene encoding melanoma antigen preferentially expressed in tumors-like isoform X2 — translation MDQKITDTLFELAAKSLLSSEPAVMHALEKIPGGLFVPLFSTAFLGGHKKILKAMVRVWPFHCLHLGSLRAQESYYDILEAMIDGLPIPPAQNASSRGHKLRILDLRHNSNCKITCSHVRITFPFCLQSCKYSRHALRNLENTQHRARCLGIGDSGSEVESAQETIELLVNISLNNTLRAQRFLTFLCNKVEQSSGFLHLCCRDLRISRMSANRHILQILDMECINHLEMDQAYMNEIITFFAGMTHLHSLSLSNIPFRSCKGRNFRFFLILLGQLENLQELRLSFFYLRDQLHKLLRSRIFITA, via the exons ATGGACCAAAAGATCACAGACACACTCTTCGAGCTCGCTGCAAAGAGTCTGCTGAGTAGTGAGCCTGCAGTGATGCATGCTCTGGAGAAAATCCCAGGAGGTCTCTTTGTTCCATTGTTCAGCACTGCCTTCTTGGGTGGGCATAAGAAGATCCTAAAGGCAATGGTGAGGGTCTGGCCTTTTCACTGTCTCCATCTTGGGTCACTGAGGGCACAGGAGTCATACTATGACATCTTGGAAGCCATGATTGATGGTCTGCCGATCCCCCCAGCCCAGAACGCTTCCTCTAG GGGCCACAAACTGAGGATCCTAGATTTAAGGCACAACTCAAACTGTAAGATAACATGTTCTCACGTCAGGATCACATTCCCTTTCTGTTTACAGTCATGCAAATACTCTCGGCATGCTCTCCGTAACTTAGAAAACACTCAGCATCGTGCCAGGTGCCTTGGGATTGGTGATTCTGGGTCTGAGGTTGAGTCAGCTCAGGAAACCATTGAATTACTAGTGAATATTTCCCTCAATAATACCTTGAGAGCTCAGCGGTTTCTCACTTTCCTCTGTAATAAAGTTGAGCAGAGTTCTGGGTTCTTGCACCTCTGCTGCAGAGATTTGCGAATCAGTAGAATGTCTGCCAACAGACATATCCTTCAGATTCTGGATATGGAGTGCATTAATCATCTGGAAATGGATCAGGCTTATATGAATGAGATCATCACCTTTTTTGCTGGAATGACCCACCTGCACAGCCTTAGTTTGTCTAACATCCCCTTTAGGTCTTGTAAGGGAAGGAATTTCAGGTTTTTTCTCATCCTGCTTGGGCAGCTGGAAAACCTCCAGGAGCTCAGGTTGTCTTTCTTCTACCTCAGAGATCAACTGCACAAACTGCTCAG GAGCAGAATTTTTATCACAGCTTGA
- the LOC129640386 gene encoding melanoma antigen preferentially expressed in tumors-like isoform X1, with protein MDQKITDTLFELAAKSLLSSEPAVMHALEKIPGGLFVPLFSTAFLGGHKKILKAMVRVWPFHCLHLGSLRAQESYYDILEAMIDGLPIPPAQNASSRGHKLRILDLRHNSNCKITCSHVRITFPFCLQSCKYSRHALRNLENTQHRARCLGIGDSGSEVESAQETIELLVNISLNNTLRAQRFLTFLCNKVEQSSGFLHLCCRDLRISRMSANRHILQILDMECINHLEMDQAYMNEIITFFAGMTHLHSLSLSNIPFRSCKGRNFRFFLILLGQLENLQELRLSFFYLRDQLHKLLRVLPPHMDTLCLPFCGLSIRDVSFLSQSSQATQLRVLNLNDNNFFSEAYEPFQVLLEKVSGTMQRLEINNCMMTDSTLLAIIPTLNQCVHLRVFNFAFNPISMPVLKSLLQHLTSLPRLRRVIYPVPVHCFQEQNFYHSLNRQKLAEVQAQVKAMLHMLHQDHVQWFTYSD; from the exons ATGGACCAAAAGATCACAGACACACTCTTCGAGCTCGCTGCAAAGAGTCTGCTGAGTAGTGAGCCTGCAGTGATGCATGCTCTGGAGAAAATCCCAGGAGGTCTCTTTGTTCCATTGTTCAGCACTGCCTTCTTGGGTGGGCATAAGAAGATCCTAAAGGCAATGGTGAGGGTCTGGCCTTTTCACTGTCTCCATCTTGGGTCACTGAGGGCACAGGAGTCATACTATGACATCTTGGAAGCCATGATTGATGGTCTGCCGATCCCCCCAGCCCAGAACGCTTCCTCTAG GGGCCACAAACTGAGGATCCTAGATTTAAGGCACAACTCAAACTGTAAGATAACATGTTCTCACGTCAGGATCACATTCCCTTTCTGTTTACAGTCATGCAAATACTCTCGGCATGCTCTCCGTAACTTAGAAAACACTCAGCATCGTGCCAGGTGCCTTGGGATTGGTGATTCTGGGTCTGAGGTTGAGTCAGCTCAGGAAACCATTGAATTACTAGTGAATATTTCCCTCAATAATACCTTGAGAGCTCAGCGGTTTCTCACTTTCCTCTGTAATAAAGTTGAGCAGAGTTCTGGGTTCTTGCACCTCTGCTGCAGAGATTTGCGAATCAGTAGAATGTCTGCCAACAGACATATCCTTCAGATTCTGGATATGGAGTGCATTAATCATCTGGAAATGGATCAGGCTTATATGAATGAGATCATCACCTTTTTTGCTGGAATGACCCACCTGCACAGCCTTAGTTTGTCTAACATCCCCTTTAGGTCTTGTAAGGGAAGGAATTTCAGGTTTTTTCTCATCCTGCTTGGGCAGCTGGAAAACCTCCAGGAGCTCAGGTTGTCTTTCTTCTACCTCAGAGATCAACTGCACAAACTGCTCAG aGTCCTGCCGCCTCATATGGATACATTGTGTCTCCCTTTCTGTGGCCTTTCTATCAGAGATGTCTCTTTCCTGTCCCAGAGCTCTCAGGCCACCCAGCTCAGGGTATTGAATCTCAATGACAATAATTTCTTTTCAGAAGCTTATGAGCCCTTCCAGGTTCTGCTGGAAAAGGTTTCAGGCACCATGCAACGTCTGGAGATAAATAATTGTATGATGACTGATTCTACTCTCTTGGCCATCATCCCAACCCTGAATCAATGTGTCCACCTCCGTGTTTTTAACTTTGCCTTCAACCCCATTTCGATGCCTGTGCTCAAGAGCCTTCTGCAGCACTTGACATCCTTGCCGAGGCTGAGGCGTGTGATTTATCCTGTTCCTGTCCATTGTTTCCAGGAGCAGAATTTTTATCACAGCTTGAACCGACAGAAACTTGCCGAAGTTCAGGCCCAGGTCAAGGCGATGCTGCACATGTTACACCAGGATCACGTGCAATGGTTCACTTATTCTGATTGA